DNA from Sorangium aterium:
CACCGTGGCCTTGATCTGCCGGAGCTTGCCGCCGTAGATGAAGCGGCGCCCGGTGATGTTGCTGATGGCCTTCACGAGCTCGGGGAGGTCGGCCTCGTCGAGGTTGAAGCTGACCTTGTAGCCGCCGGGCTTCGGCTTGAACTCGATCTCCTGGACCCCTTGCTTGACCGCGGCGAGCGGGTCGTCGCCGGCGTCGCCCGGAGCGCCTGCCGCGGGCGCGGCTGCGCCCGGCGCGCCGGCGGGTGGGGCGCCTCCGGCCGGCGCGGCCGGCGCGCCCGGCGCAGGCGCGGGGCGGGCGGGCGCCGGCGGGACCTGGCCGGGGGTCCGCAGCACGGGGGCGCCGCGGTTCGCGGGCTGCGCTGCGGCGGGCGGCGCCGCGGCGGCGAGCACGAGCGCCGCCACCGGCGCGGCGAGGAGCCTCCTCCGGAGGCAGCAGGATCGCTCGAGGGTCGTCATCACCATCAGTCGACTCGATATTCTCTGCGTTGGTTGGTAAGGGGAGGCGGCGCCGCTCAGTCAGCGTTCGGCGCGCTCTCGCGCGCGGCCGGCGAGGGGGGCCGCGGCCGCTTCGAGCGGGAGGTCTTGCCCAGGGCGGTCTTGGTCGCGCCGGCGGCGGCCTCGCTGTCGGCCTCCTCCGTCGTGTCCGCCGCGGACTCCTTGTCGTGGGACGTCTCGTGGGGCGGCAGGACGGCCCTGGCGACCGACACGAGGACGAGGCTCATGACCCCGACGAACGTGAGGGAGCCGAGGACGAACGTGCCGATCACCATCAGCGTCCGCCGGAGCAGGCTCCCCTCGTTCAGCGTCCCTATCCATCGCGCCATGCCGCTACCCTGCTTTCGTCCCTGGATTCAGTCCGGAGCGCTCACTTGATGTTGAAGTCGATGTTCATCGGCTTGCCCTTGCGGTTGATGCTCACCGTGAGCCGGTCCGCCGTCCGGAGCCGCGCGTAGGCCTCGAGGGCCTTCTGCGGATCGCTCATCTCAAACCCGTTGATGCTGGACAGCCGATCTCCGTTCTCCAGCCCGAGCGTCCCCAGCAGAGAGTCCGGGCGAATCCCGAAGAGACGGATGCCCACCACCTTGTCTCCCTCCTTCTCGGGGACGATGCGCGCGGAGCGCATCAGCTCGCCCTGGTTCTCCAGGATGTGGTCGACGGCGCTGCGCTCCACGTTGAACTCCGTCTCGCTCACGCGCTGGATCTTCGAGGCGATCTCCGGCGGGATCTTCTTGCCGGCGCGGGCGGGGGGCTTCGAGGCCGCGCCCGTCGACGTCGTCGGGGGCGCCGGCGCCGGCGCGGCGCTGGCGCGGGCGACGGCGCGGCTGCCAACGATGGCCTGGCACCGCGAGCTGCCGGACGTCAGCCAGACCCGATCCCACCCCACGTAGTAAACGGTCTGCCCGCTGATCTCATCCCCCTGCCGCCGCAAGATCGCCTTGCCGTCCGAGCCGGTCATGGCCGCGAACGACCACGCGGGATCGTCGGCCTGCGTGATGAGGAGGACGCGGGCGCCGTCGCAGGACGGGTCCGCGTACGGGTCCTTGTTGGGCAGCTCGTGCTGGACGGTCGGGAGCTCGACGGGCTTGCCGTCGAGCGGCCCCGTCACCGAGTCGAACGGGTTGCGCGAGAGGATCGCCGCGGCGCTCGTCGTGTGGTCCGTGCTGCTCGCGGTCGGCCCGAACGACGCCGGGCGCGTCGGATGGCTGGGCGGCGCCGGCGGGGCGTCGATCGCGACGCTGGAGACCACGAGCTGACCCATGCCCGACGCCTGGAAGTAGGCGGCGAGCGCGATCAGTGCGCCCAGCACCCAGGGGAAATACCGCTTCAGGATCGCGTCGATGCCCATGCGCCCATCCTCCTCTAGGCGAGTTTCATGCCAGCGGTCAATCGCCGGTGGTTTCCCGCGTCTTCACGAAATTTCGGAGGCTGTCCCGCCAAGGTGACGAACCCCAGGCGTGTCGGACGGCCTCCTTTGCCAAAGTGACAAATGGATTTTCGCGGGGGCCGGCGCGCAGGCGCGCGCGGTGTCCGCGGGACGGCGCGCGCGGCGTCACTCCAGCTCGCCGAGCTTTCGGTAGATGGTGCGCGTCGAGATGCCGAGCAACTGCGCGGCCACGGATTTGTCCCCGCGGGCGTGGCGGAGCGTCTCGCGGATGAGCCTGCGCTCCACCTCGTCGAGGGGCGTGCCGACCGAGAAGGTGAGCGAGCTCGGCTCGGCGGGGGCGGCCTCGCGGATGAAGTCGGGCAGGTCGTCGACCGAGAGCTGGTCGCCGCGGCAGAGGACCACGGCGCGCTCGATCACGTTCTCGAGCTCGCGCACGTT
Protein-coding regions in this window:
- the gspC gene encoding type II secretion system protein GspC; its protein translation is MGIDAILKRYFPWVLGALIALAAYFQASGMGQLVVSSVAIDAPPAPPSHPTRPASFGPTASSTDHTTSAAAILSRNPFDSVTGPLDGKPVELPTVQHELPNKDPYADPSCDGARVLLITQADDPAWSFAAMTGSDGKAILRRQGDEISGQTVYYVGWDRVWLTSGSSRCQAIVGSRAVARASAAPAPAPPTTSTGAASKPPARAGKKIPPEIASKIQRVSETEFNVERSAVDHILENQGELMRSARIVPEKEGDKVVGIRLFGIRPDSLLGTLGLENGDRLSSINGFEMSDPQKALEAYARLRTADRLTVSINRKGKPMNIDFNIK